Proteins from a single region of Kwoniella newhampshirensis strain CBS 13917 chromosome 10 map unlocalized Ctg15, whole genome shotgun sequence:
- a CDS encoding diphthine synthase has product MFYVIGLGLSDEKDITVKGFEAVKRCERVYLESYTSILMVDKEKLETFYGRQIITATRELVELEADEILRDADKVDVAFLVVGDPLGATTHTDLLLRATSLNIPTSVIHNASILTALGSTGLQMYSFGQTLSMVFYTETWRPDSWYDRLEENLKVGMHTLVLLDIKVREQSEENMARGRLIYEPPRFMNPSTAFRQILLTESLRHPTKSSSSSSSSSSSDDEDGSDKPNEEPTPTLLDPSKTLAMSLSRIGTPTQRLVSGTLLELAELSEEDYGGPLHSIVIVGKRLHPLELEYAGKFAVGGEGGNWWKVGKEVYGVERETF; this is encoded by the exons ATGTTCTACGTGATCGGATTAGGTCTgagcgatgagaaggatATCACCGTGAAAGGCTTCGAA GCGGTAAAGCGATGCGAGCGAGTTTATCTCGAATCGTACACCTCCATCCTGAtggtggacaaggagaagctc GAAACGTTCTACGGTCGACAAATTATCACGGCCACGCGAGAGcttgtcgagctcgaaGCGGATGAGATCCTGAGGGATGCAGACAAAGTCGACGTCGCCTTCCTGGTCGTTGGTGATCCTTTAGG CGCAACGACCCACACCGACCTTCTCTTACGAGCCACATCACTTAACATCCCAACATCCGTCATTCACAACGCCTCCATCCTCACGGCACTTGGTTCCACCGGACTTCAGATGTATTCATTCGGTCAGACACTGTCCATGGTGTTTTACACCGAGACTTGGCGACCGGACAGTTGGTACGACCGACTCGAGGAGAATCTCAAGGTCGGGATGCATACTCTTGTGCTATTGGATATCAAGGTCAGGGAACAGAGCGAAGAGAACATGGCTAG AGGCCGACTCATCTACGAACCCCCACGATTCATGAACCCATCCACTGCTTTCCGACAGATTCTTCTGACCGAGTCTTTACGTCATCCTACTaaatcttcgtcttcgtcctcatcctcatcctcatcggacgacgaagacggcTCGGATAAACCCAATGAGGAGCCTACACCGACCCTCCTCGATCCTTCCAAAACCCTCGCCATGTCCTTATCCAGAATCGGTACCCCAACTCAACGCCTAGTTTCAGGTACACTGCTCGAACTCGCCGAGCTGTCCGAGGAGGATTACGGAGGTCCACTTCACAGTATTGTCATTGTCGGGAAGCGGTTACATCCCCTTGAGCTGGAGTACGCTGGGAAGTTTGCCGTTGGTGGGGAGGGTGGGAACTGGTGGAAGGTTGGAAAAGAGGTTTACGGTGTGGAGCGAGAGACATTTTAG